One genomic window of Candidatus Stygibacter australis includes the following:
- a CDS encoding T9SS type A sorting domain-containing protein, protein MKKIFLVIIIMVFTLNLLSFSEPVEIDDDLNGELLVNYEKNVQIIDGKLWILYYDVAIHPMTTYLKLAREQEDGSFEVMELCNMNIAAGVRSQLDCTFAVQDEEVTIFYQKTYSNIEDVRVFKLHSNNLMINYNESEFSSLYGNIASMSLELVEDELVLVLLRGGPVTSCGMRSLYFENNNGNEFTGQDQFTGRVYSKDDIIIHQTTQGNNGGWPTFHDLVVSEGRIMDASTGQPAINSAPMDNIFLGGYIENSANININSGVAAEIRMNGYSLDSSIDRDICYVKIDGSNAVCRYADIIVERDTFIVHNSFPDAAHPNTTVGDSIWTNYLDVKTLDWDIGTFNIPLQNSSAFVYCQMWIEGDVSGSMTLGCADTIFITGDLIYNSVIPGEEPLTGYDYLGLVSEKSIVVKYKNYDPDMDEIQSPNCDGVYIYGVMVALGEDGNLGVEYLHPHGSTPAYEIVRNGYREIFPYPDLNKFIFPPSPYWIGDQGFMMHSNAMPEDFPCCGFPYENEDYGNGIITPYGTDIPWYNPAYPESSEDIVFERGTIELYGGLYERDFHQVLCNGDDPEVHYNNIWDPDNGLYGGTHEPCGYELNIYYDERLDYQNICPPAIHLLGGPIEHQVTVLHSTNGGDSFVQRYNQVMNNSMLSMQVDIQTEDDEEILAFIYKAVDEYRVDFWDKDSNGMTLQTLSNDEFTGDIRNIRLFEDELYFQDDTAIYHLLNNNLYPLSDLITGEYYGFSYDYSDRLQWTADWQSYNLIFTFYEGDEYWQFSEIGESVYEYGSEVDIFNLEDIFLNINDQGEAQLFLHGREYNEDMFYLARDLIEALPIQPDEISEVLNMIVYPNPYISGSTRSDCMISYTIPETQSGEIGIYNIKGQFLNKWQVENSGEISIKASDYKSGVYLLRIQSDGGEIERKLSIIK, encoded by the coding sequence ATGAAGAAAATATTTTTAGTAATCATAATAATGGTCTTTACACTGAATTTATTATCATTCAGCGAACCGGTGGAGATTGATGATGATCTCAATGGGGAATTATTGGTCAATTATGAGAAGAATGTGCAGATAATTGATGGTAAACTCTGGATATTGTATTATGATGTAGCTATCCATCCAATGACTACTTATCTGAAACTGGCAAGAGAGCAGGAAGATGGCAGTTTTGAGGTAATGGAGCTATGCAACATGAATATAGCAGCAGGAGTGCGATCACAACTGGATTGTACTTTTGCAGTTCAGGATGAAGAAGTCACTATTTTTTATCAGAAAACCTATAGCAATATTGAGGATGTGCGAGTGTTTAAATTGCATTCCAATAATTTAATGATAAACTATAATGAGTCTGAGTTCAGCAGTTTGTATGGCAATATAGCATCTATGAGTTTGGAACTGGTAGAAGATGAACTGGTACTGGTATTATTACGAGGAGGACCGGTGACAAGCTGCGGGATGAGGAGTTTGTATTTTGAAAATAATAATGGGAATGAATTTACGGGTCAGGATCAATTTACCGGAAGAGTTTACAGCAAAGATGATATAATTATTCATCAAACCACGCAGGGCAATAATGGCGGTTGGCCCACTTTTCATGACCTGGTAGTATCAGAAGGCAGGATAATGGATGCAAGTACCGGGCAGCCAGCAATTAACTCTGCTCCTATGGATAATATTTTTCTGGGAGGTTACATAGAAAATTCTGCAAATATCAATATAAATTCTGGCGTTGCGGCTGAAATCAGGATGAATGGGTACAGTTTGGATAGTTCTATAGACCGTGATATATGCTATGTGAAAATTGATGGCTCTAATGCAGTCTGCAGATATGCTGATATTATCGTTGAACGTGATACATTCATAGTTCATAATTCATTTCCTGATGCTGCGCATCCTAATACCACCGTAGGTGATTCAATCTGGACGAATTACTTAGATGTAAAAACACTTGACTGGGATATTGGGACTTTCAATATTCCATTACAAAACAGTTCAGCGTTTGTGTACTGTCAAATGTGGATCGAAGGTGATGTGTCAGGTAGTATGACCTTGGGTTGTGCTGACACGATTTTCATAACTGGTGATTTAATATATAATAGTGTGATTCCGGGTGAGGAACCATTAACCGGATATGACTATCTGGGTCTTGTATCAGAAAAGAGTATCGTTGTGAAGTATAAGAATTATGATCCAGATATGGATGAGATACAAAGCCCTAATTGTGATGGGGTTTATATTTATGGAGTAATGGTGGCTTTAGGTGAAGACGGTAATCTGGGAGTAGAATATCTGCATCCTCACGGCAGTACTCCGGCTTATGAGATAGTACGCAACGGTTACAGGGAAATTTTCCCCTATCCTGATCTAAATAAATTCATTTTCCCACCTTCTCCTTACTGGATTGGTGATCAAGGTTTTATGATGCACAGCAATGCCATGCCGGAGGATTTTCCCTGCTGCGGATTTCCTTATGAAAATGAGGATTATGGAAATGGTATAATCACACCTTATGGCACAGATATTCCCTGGTATAATCCAGCATATCCAGAAAGCAGTGAGGATATAGTTTTTGAAAGAGGAACAATTGAACTTTATGGCGGGTTATATGAAAGAGATTTTCATCAGGTATTATGCAATGGTGATGATCCTGAGGTACATTATAACAATATCTGGGATCCTGACAACGGGTTGTATGGCGGAACTCATGAACCCTGCGGTTATGAACTGAATATTTATTATGATGAGCGACTGGACTATCAGAATATTTGTCCACCTGCAATACATCTGTTGGGGGGACCGATTGAGCATCAGGTTACAGTGCTGCATTCAACTAATGGTGGAGACAGCTTTGTGCAGAGATATAACCAGGTAATGAATAATTCAATGCTGAGTATGCAAGTGGACATTCAAACAGAAGATGACGAAGAGATACTTGCATTTATTTATAAAGCAGTAGATGAATACAGAGTAGATTTTTGGGATAAAGATTCTAACGGGATGACATTGCAGACTTTATCTAATGATGAATTTACCGGAGATATCCGTAATATCCGATTATTTGAAGATGAGTTGTATTTTCAGGATGATACAGCTATTTATCATCTGCTTAACAATAATCTATATCCGCTTTCTGATTTAATAACTGGTGAATATTATGGTTTTTCTTATGATTATTCAGATCGCCTGCAATGGACAGCAGACTGGCAGAGTTATAACCTGATTTTCACTTTCTATGAAGGTGACGAGTATTGGCAATTCAGTGAGATTGGCGAAAGTGTATATGAATATGGCAGTGAAGTAGATATCTTTAATTTAGAGGACATCTTTCTGAATATCAATGATCAGGGAGAAGCACAATTATTTCTGCATGGCAGAGAGTATAATGAAGATATGTTCTATCTGGCGCGGGACTTGATAGAGGCTTTGCCAATTCAGCCAGATGAAATCAGTGAAGTTCTTAATATGATAGTATATCCGAATCCTTATATTTCTGGCAGTACACGCAGTGACTGCATGATCTCATATACAATTCCAGAAACCCAATCAGGAGAAATTGGCATTTATAATATTAAGGGTCAATTCCTGAACAAATGGCAGGTAGAAAACTCAGGCGAGATCAGCATTAAGGCATCAGACTACAAAAGCGGAGTTTATCTGCTGCGCATTCAGAGTGACGGCGGGGAGATAGAAAGGAAGCTTTCGATAATCAAGTAA
- the gpmI gene encoding 2,3-bisphosphoglycerate-independent phosphoglycerate mutase, which translates to METKRVLLLILDGFGINKRRRGNAIMAANMPEYCKFLTGNPHNQLIASGTNVGLPAGVMGNSEVGHQNIGAGRVVDQHSLIINRLIENRSFFENKALKSAIEHALKYDSSLHLMGLLSNGHIHSTLDHILPILEMAKSKGLTKVFLHAFMDGRDTLPRMGKKILLKIEKKLKKAGICKIATISGRYYAMDRDSNFERIKAAYNAMVFSNCKHYDSTAEAISDSYNNDVADEFVLPSVINENGQPIAKISDEDSIIFFNYRSDRAKELTRSFVIPGYNDFKVKKFSKLKFVTFSNYGTNLNNYVEVAFPSKHNPNTLAEVINKQKLKQLHLAETQKYAHVTFFFNSGRDKEYSNEKWDIVPSPKVATYDLKPEMSAFEVKDKLVNALSLEKYSFIVTNFANPDMVGHTGDFSATVQALEAVDKCLGEIIPKAREHDYNVILIADHGNADQMLDKNNNVLTQHSTNPVPVIISLIDDSDYQVSSGILADVAPTILKIMDIPIPAVMTGKVLLKI; encoded by the coding sequence GCCGAGGCAATGCGATCATGGCAGCAAATATGCCTGAATATTGTAAGTTCCTAACTGGCAATCCGCACAATCAACTAATAGCAAGTGGCACAAATGTAGGTTTACCGGCGGGGGTTATGGGAAATTCTGAAGTTGGTCATCAAAACATTGGAGCTGGGAGAGTTGTTGATCAACATAGTCTAATAATTAATCGATTGATTGAAAATAGAAGTTTCTTTGAGAATAAAGCATTAAAAAGTGCTATTGAGCATGCCCTTAAATATGATAGCAGTCTGCATCTTATGGGGCTCCTGTCTAATGGTCATATACATAGCACCCTGGATCATATACTCCCAATCCTGGAAATGGCTAAAAGCAAAGGACTTACAAAAGTATTTCTGCATGCATTCATGGATGGAAGAGATACACTCCCACGTATGGGTAAAAAAATTCTGCTCAAAATTGAGAAAAAACTTAAGAAAGCGGGTATTTGTAAAATTGCCACTATCTCCGGCAGATATTATGCCATGGACAGGGATTCTAATTTTGAAAGAATCAAAGCTGCTTACAATGCAATGGTTTTTAGCAACTGCAAGCATTATGATAGTACAGCAGAAGCGATTTCTGACAGTTATAATAATGATGTCGCAGATGAATTTGTTTTACCATCTGTTATCAATGAAAATGGTCAACCTATTGCTAAAATATCTGATGAAGACAGCATTATCTTCTTCAACTATAGGTCTGATAGAGCTAAAGAACTCACCAGAAGTTTTGTTATACCTGGTTATAATGATTTTAAGGTTAAAAAATTCTCTAAACTCAAATTTGTTACTTTCAGCAATTATGGCACAAATTTGAATAATTATGTGGAAGTAGCTTTTCCAAGTAAGCATAATCCTAACACTCTAGCTGAAGTTATCAATAAGCAGAAACTTAAGCAATTGCACCTTGCTGAGACACAAAAATATGCTCATGTAACCTTCTTTTTTAATAGCGGAAGGGATAAAGAATACTCAAATGAAAAATGGGATATAGTGCCTTCCCCTAAGGTTGCCACCTATGACCTGAAACCGGAAATGAGTGCTTTTGAAGTTAAAGATAAACTAGTAAATGCTCTGTCGCTGGAAAAATATAGTTTCATAGTCACAAACTTTGCTAATCCTGATATGGTGGGACACACTGGAGATTTCAGTGCGACAGTACAGGCACTGGAAGCTGTTGATAAATGCCTGGGTGAAATTATCCCCAAAGCCAGAGAACATGATTATAATGTTATCCTCATTGCTGATCATGGTAATGCTGATCAGATGCTTGATAAAAATAATAATGTTCTTACTCAACACAGCACAAATCCAGTGCCAGTAATTATTTCTCTTATTGATGATAGTGACTATCAAGTATCTAGTGGAATACTTGCTGACGTAGCACCTACGATCCTGAAGATCATGGATATACCAATACCCGCAGTTATGACGGGAAAGGTACTGCTTAAGATATAA